In the Ascochyta rabiei chromosome 17, complete sequence genome, one interval contains:
- a CDS encoding Nucleolar protein 9, producing MPTENRKRGRREEKKRKREQHDAHQDPKRHKPDAHAHAHAHAHAHAHAHAHAHAHAHAHADHVLQQHDDPPQHDGQDEEPFQDEAIDGVTRPAAMPFYGMLDEDEQDYFKRADEMLELNHFADPDERALFLASVWKEADGKELKIANSQSCSRLMERLILLSTPHQLKRLFQKFSSHFLHLVQHRFASHCCEALFIHAAPVVTQELANPDLALAPSSDPDAVIVSMENLFLLTLAELDEHLGYLMTDRFASHVLRVLVVILSGSPLEKQGKSAVQSKRKEKVGVAGADKTERVLEHRAIPTSFEEALEKVIDKSVSGLDSNYLRTLSTHPLGNPTLQMLLKLELKHFGKSRAKDEKSIIHKLLPDDPIAEGTESAAFINGLVYDPIGSRLLETMIENAPGKLFKTIYNEFFKERMGSLARNEIAGYVAGKILERLGKDDLADAMRQIVDQIPNLVERNRTAIIKTLIERCAVRDVDTLPITKQLELAYSGPNGFEISRILKLSDPLHEDGKANGKLHGRPDHSPEKVHGSLLAQTMMTVEGPLGDLIFDSLASLSPELSLNLARDPTASRTLQAALNCKHASVIFRRKMIQQFYGHVGELALDPAASRVIDAIWDGTHGLAFIRERVAEELAENESALRESFVGRAVWRNWRMDLYKRKRPDWVKQSRYTAGNDGFQSFPESQGQSDQKQPGRHLTALERARQKHAAAKTAALKKNDSAGSRKTERKDTSVATGSNKTEKAEKASVVAQ from the exons ATGCCTACCGAGAACAGGAAGCGTGGACGCcgcgaggagaagaagcgcaagcgcGAGCAGCACGACGCCCACCAGGACCCCAAACGACACAAGCCcgacgcccacgcccacgcccacgcccacgcccacgcccacgcccacgcccacgcccacgcccacgcccacgcccacgcccacgccgaCCACGTCCTGCAGCAGCACGACGACCCCCCCCAGCATGACGGCCAGGACGAGGAGCCCTTCCAGGACGAGGCCATCGATGGCGTCACACGGCCCGCCGCCATGCCCTTCTACGGCATGctggacgaggacgagcAGGACTACTTCAAGCGCGCCGACGAGATGCTCGAGCTGAATCACTTCGCCGACCCCGACGAGCGCGCCCTGTTCCTCGCCAGCGTCTGGAAAGAGGCCGACGGCAAGGAACTCAAGATCGCCAACAGCCAGTCCTGCTCCCGCCTGATGGAGCGCCTCATCCTGCTGTCCACCCCGCACCAGCTGAAGCGCCTCTTCCAAAAGTTCTCTTCTCA CTTCCTCCACCTCGTCCAGCACCGCTTCGCCTCCCACTGCTGCGAGGCCCTCTTCATCCACGCCGCACCCGTCGTCACCCAGGAGCTGGCCAACCCGGACCTCGCCCTGGCCCCCTCGTCCGACCCCGATGCCGTCATCGTCTCCATGGAGAACCTCTTCCTCCTCACCCTAGCCGAGCTCGACGAACACCTGGGCTACCTCATGACAGACCGCTTCGCTTCCCACGTACTGCGcgtcctcgtcgtcatcCTCTCGGGCTCGCCGTTGGAGAAGCAGGGCAAGTCGGCTGTGCAGAGCAAGAGGAAGGAAAAGGTCGGCGTGGCTGGTGCCGACAAGACAGAACGAGTGCTGGAGCACCGAGCCATCCCCACGTCCTTTGAGGAAGCCCTCGAAAAGGTCATCGACAAGAGCGTCTCTGGACTCGACTCCAACTACCTCCGCACCCTCTCCACACACCCGCTCGGCAACCCCACCCTGCAGATGCTCCTCAAGCTGGAGCTCAAGCACTTTGGCAAGTCACGGGCGAAAGACGAAAAGTCCATCATCCACAAACTCCTACCCGACGACCCCATCGCCGAAGGCACAGAGAGCGCTGCCTTCATCAACGGCCTCGTCTACGACCCGATTGGCTCCCGTCTGCTCGAGACCATGATCGAGAACGCGCCCGGGAAACTGTTCAAGACCATCTACAATGAATTCTTCAAGGAGCGCATGGGGAGCCTGGCCCGCAACGAGATCGCCGGCTATGTGGCAGGCAAGATCCTGGAGAGACTTGGCAAGGACGACCTCGCAGACGCCATGCGCCAGATTGTGGACCAGATTCCCAACCTCGTCGAACGCAACCGTACTGCCATTATCAAGACACTGATCGAGCGATGCGCCGTCCGAGACGTCGATACCCTTCCCATCACGAAACAGCTCGAGCTGGCCTACAGCGGCCCGAACGGGTTCGAGATCTCGCGCATCCTCAAGCTCAGCGATCCACTCCACGAGGACGGCAAAGCCAATGGAAAGCTCCACGGCAGACCCGACCACTCGCCGGAGAAGGTCCATGGCTCTCTGTTGGCCCAGACTATGATGACCGTCGAGGGGCCTCTCGGAGACCTCATCTTCGACTCCCTCGCCAGCTTGTCACCCGAACTTTCACTCAACCTTGCTCGCGATCCCACAGCATCGCGAACCCTGCAAGCAGCACTGAACTGCAAGCATGCTTCCGTCATCTTCCGCCGGAAGATGATCCAGCAGTTCTACGGTCACGTTGGCGAGCTGGCGCTCGACCCCGCGGCATCTCGTGTCATCGACGCCATCTGGGACGGCACCCACGGTCTCGCCTTCATCCGCGAACGCGTCGCCGAAGAGCTCGCCGAGAACGAAAGCGCTCTGCGCGAATCCTTTGTCGGCCGCGCCGTCTGGCGAAACTGGCGGATGGACTTGTACAAGCGCAAACGCCCCGACTGGGTCAAGCAATCACGATACACCGCCGGCAACGACGGCTTCCAGTCCTTCCCGGAGAGCCAAGGCCAATCCGACCAGAAACAACCCGGGCGGCACCTGACCGCACTCGAGCGTGCGCGACAGAAGCACGCCGCTGCCAAAACCGCTGCTTTGAAAAAGAACGACTCGGCCGGCAGCCGCAAGACGGAAAGGAAAGACACGAGTGTGGCAACGGGCAGCAACAAGACCGAGAAGGCGGAAAAGGCCAGCGTCGTGGCGCAATAA
- a CDS encoding rRNA small subunit pseudouridine methyltransferase Nep1, with translation MPGPLQAESSQERATSRDSPERGKKRARTQSMPPPELPKLVAEQHAPIPTNDQDSQRLIVVLCNATLETYKASHGSGRGPGGREDKYNLLNSDDHIGVMRKMGRDISEARPDITHQCLLTLLDSPINKSGKLQIYIQTARNVLIRVSPTVRIPRTFKRFAGLMVQLLHRHQIRSTLSQEKLIEVIKNPITDHLPPNCRKVTLSFDADVVRLSDYIGSLNKNESIAVFVGAMAKGNDDFADAIKDDSIGISNFNLSASVACSKFCHAAEDVWGIF, from the exons ATGCCCGGTCCTCTCCAAGCAGAATCCTCCCAGGAGAGGGCAACGTCCCGAGACTCCCCCGAGCGGGGCAAGAAGCGCGCAA GAACGCAGTCCATGCCACCACCCGAGCTGCCCAAGCTCGTTGCCGAACAGCACGCGCCCATCCCCACCAACGACCAGGACTCGCAGCGCCTCATCGTCGTTCTCTGCAACGCCACGCTCGAGACGTACAAGGCCTCGCATGGCTCTGGACGTGGGCCTGGTGGCAGGGAGGACAAGTACAACCTGCTCAACAGCGACGACCACATTGGCGTGATGCGAAAGATGGGTCGCGACATCAGTGAGGCGCGTCCAGATATCACTCACCAG TGCCTGCTCACTCTCCTTGATTCGCCCATCAACAAGTCGGGCAAGCTCCAGATCTACATCCAGACTGCGCGCAACGTCCTCATCAGGGTCAGCCCCACGGTGCGCATTCCTCGCACATTCAAGCGTTTTGCAGGTTTGATGGTGCAGTTGCTGCACAGGCACCAGATTCGATCGACATTGTCTCAGGAAAAGCTGATCGAAGTGATCAAAAACCCCATCACCGATCACCTGCCACCCAACTGCCGCAAGGTTACGCTTAGTTTCGACGCCGATGTTGTACGCCTCAGTGACTACATTGGCAGCCTCAATAAGAACGAGAGCATCGCCGTCTTCGTTGGTGCCATGGCAAAGGGTAACGACGACTTTGCCGACGCCATCAAGGATGACAGCATTGGCATCAGCAACTTCAACCTCAGTGCCAGCGTTGCATGCAGCAAGTTCTGCCACGCAGCAGAGGATGTTTGGGGCATCTTCTAG
- a CDS encoding Glutamate decarboxylase, whose amino-acid sequence MTESHTNGNGSPVDAPLNRSEEVKDLLDAVQERIVPFIAAADRDADAKHTGHGLAIKGGAPRTALVEHHPPKKLEALLQDQLKIGDDVEKGKDRLLGLVDSILKYSVNTWDQGFMDKLYASTNAVGVVSELLLAVLNTNVHVYQVSPVLTLIEKATTKYLATLFGYSSRFCGGVSQPGGSASNSSAIVIARNTLYPETKTEGNGSHKFTLFTSAHGHYSVEKAANLFGLGSKNVIGVPVDEAGRMRADELERLVKESKNRGETPFFVNATAGTTVHGSYDPYPALSKICKSHNLWLHIDGSWGGSVIFNTSLASTRLAGCELADSIAINPHKMLGAPMTCSFLLGRDMRTFHSALTLPAGYLFHNDGADVNDMYDLADLTPQCGRRADSLKMFLMLQYYGPTYLSNLVAQGFDNAEYLLRALQQNGQFITISPEPVPCLQVCFYHARDGTLGADAEGNSKATQDIAHRLIPRGFMIDFAPGERGKFFRVVVNGGTRRATLDGLVKALVETAGELGY is encoded by the exons ATGACGGAATCTCACACCAATGGCAATGGCAGCCCCGTAGACGCGCCCCTCAACCGCTCAGAGGAGGTCAAAGAC TTGCTCGACGCAGTCCAGGAGCGCATTGTTCCCTTCATTGCTGCCGCAGATCGCGATGCAGACGCCAAGCACACCGGCCATGGTCTGGCGATCAAAGGCGGTGCGCCTCGCACTGCGCTCGTCGAGCACCACCCGCCCAAGAAGCTCGAAGCTTTGCTGCAAGACCAGCTGAAGATCGGTGATGATGTTGAAAAAGGCAAAGACAGGTTGCTTGGACTGGTCGACTCCATCTTGAAATACAGTGTAAACACGTGGGACCAGGGGTTCATG GACAAGCTATATGCCAGCACAAACGCCGTAGGAGTGGTCAGCGAACTGCTTCTCGCCGTCCTGAACACAAAT GTCCATGTCTACCAGGTCTCGCCCGTCCTTACTCTCATCGAGAAGGCCACCACCAAGTACCTCGCGACTCTCTTTGGCTATTCATCTCGGTTCTGCGGCGGGGTTTCCCAGCCTGGTGGCAGCGCATCGAACAGCTCCGCCATTGTAATCGCACGCAACACACTGTATCCCGAGACCAAAACGGAGGGAAACGGGAGCCATAAATTCACGCTCTTCACTTCCGCACACGGCCACTACTCCGTCGAGAAAGCGGCGAACCTCTTCGGCCTCGGCAGCAAGAATGTCATCGGAGTCCCTGTCGACGAAGCTGGACGCATGCGCGCAGACGAGTTGGAAAGACTAGTCaaagagagtaagaacaGAGGTGAAACTCCCTTCTTCGTCAACGCAACCGCTGGAACCACGGTCCATGGCTCATACGACCCCTACCCGGCCCTCAGCAAGATCTGCAAGAGCCACAACCTGTGGCTGCACATCGACGGCAGCTGGGGCGGATCCGTCATCTTCAACACCTCGCTCGCCTCGACCCGCCTCGCCGGCTGCGAGCTAGCAGACAGCATAGCCATCAACCCGCACAAGATGCTCGGGGCGCCCATGACATGCTCCTTCCTGCTGGGCCGCGACATGCGCACCTTCCACAGCGCGCTCACCCTGCCCGCGGGCTATCTCTTCCACAACGACGGCGCCGACGTAAACGACATGTACGACCTCGCGGACCTCACGCCGCAGTGCGGACGCCGTGCAGACAGCCTGAAGATGTTCCTCATGCTGCAATACTACGGCCCGACGTACTTGTCCAACCTAGTCGCCCAGGGCTTCGACAACGCAGAGTACCTGCTGCGCGCACTCCAGCAGAACGGCCAGTTCATCACCATCTCGCCCGAACCCGTGCCCTGTCTGCAGGTGTGCTTCTACCATGCCCGCGACGGGACGCTGGGCGCAGACGCGGAGGGGAACAGCAAGGCGACGCAGGACATTGCGCACCGGCTGATTCCGAGGGGCTTCATGATCGACTTTGCGCCAGGCGAGCGCGGCAAGTTCTTCCGGGTCGTGGTGAATGGCGGCACGAGGCGCGCGACGCTCGACGGCCTGGTCAAGGCGCTTGTCGAGACGGCTGGCGAGCTGGGGTACTAG
- a CDS encoding 3-oxoacyl-[acyl-carrier-protein] reductase, protein MSTASNAALPLQGKVAIVTGASRGIGAGLTIELARRGANVTLVYVSPKSEEKAKKIASDVFSLNNGSKAHIVQADLKEVEAPEKIVASTREAFGDKIDILVNNAGVLWANPIEETTAEDYAGIFDVNVRAPLLLIKAVVPHLRKRGRIINMSSVGAHIGPPKMSLYAASKAAVEGMTKSLAHELGDAGHTVNAVAPGPVESDMLDDVPKDIVDMQLKLTAVEHRVGTTDDIAHIVCWLASEDSKWVSGQTISASGGSMML, encoded by the exons ATGTCTACTGCTTCAAACGCTGCACTTCCGTTGCAGGGCAAGGTTGCCATTGTCACTGGCGCCTCTCGAGGTATCGGAGCTGGCTTGACGATAGAGTTGGCGCGGAGAGGTGCAAAC GTCACGCTTGTCTATGTTTCGCCTAAGAGTGAAGAGAAAGCGAAGAAGATCGCCTCAGATGTCTTTTCCCTGAACAATGGTAGCAAAGCACACATTGTCCAAGCCGACCTCAAGGAAGTCGAAGCGCCGGAGAAGATTGTTGCATCGACGAGGGAAGCGTTTGGAGATAAGATTGACATACTGGTAAACAACGCAGGCGTACTCTGGGCTAACCCTATCGAGGAGACAACCGCAGAGGACTACGCCGGCATTTTCGACGTCAACGTTCGTGCTCCCTTACTTTTGATCAAAGCCGTGGTCCCTCATCTCCGGAAGCGCGGCAGGATTATCAATATGTCATCGGTCGGAGCGCACATTGGCCCACCAAAAATGTCGCTTTACGCCGCATCCAAAGCAGCCGTTGAGGGGATGACAAAAAGCTTGGCCCACGAGCTCGGAGACGCAGGGCACACTGTCAACGCTGTTGCCCCTGGACCTGTCGAGTCAGATATGCTTGACGACGTGCCTAAGGACATTGTAGACATGCAACTGAAGCTTACGGCTGTAGAGCATCGCGTCGGCACTACAGATGACATTGCGCACATTGTGTGCTGGCTAGCGAGTGAGGACTCGAAATGGGTCTCGGGACAGACGATTTCCGCTTCAGGCGGGTCCATGATGTTGTAG
- a CDS encoding karyopherin: MHMHIRIEAGVAQRTDWTWDWTWDWTWDWTWDWTWMRLSADTVTRCDGTSACCDASVCGTAASRMSVVSSPYIAQGRAPCLCLQRPRANTLQPPPALGSSGHRAHPSSSFQRLPTPFSLPDIFSGPGLAPRKLHAPPAASTMNAAADGAPPALANGGGAAPQSNGHSSDFSQVLEAIHAVYAPSSSNDTRRQATEYLEQAKRDPNAPSHGYSLAADRSLLAHVRYYGLGLLEYSIKYHWDDFTADQAAVLKDYVLELARTVTETDQVYFRNKVAQLWTEVAKRSWGAEWLDMDELLLSLWTTSLHHQAIVLYVLETLSEEVFNREDATAGLRGSDLGRACVDIFTPLHVLQEQLPARDKSVDVRCGDEGWLKRLCDNLTWCLGQDCQSQEPVRSSGAKTMNALRAAMPWIIPKAIAATAVIETVCKALSVPVVELQLAAVEVLQSIYSRSHLHDDDFQELVCPMFAPGSVSLLREVYNWTLSDMDINDLDDQKYTLCKKLSELANSLGLFIEQKPQNIPQGSDLAGIFAFLYDILRNPSLVVSIPVLHCWTKLLRSRVVRDSEVVTSMVGGLLETCCARLLRYESLPEDTEDVTLQFLNEDIDTVPERHAFLGNYRRFCADVIEVLVRRTPVEAMQHILSQATNMLSNIYSDKPAFQPQTFSKHSAAVLQVDAQVTVIDAAIKGYLKWLNTQGEDMQEDERKRATMENSFEEWGRQILQARFEDPEIAKKVISLMSTFSTKALPDRSAFALSFLEYMLTIRLADNPDFAQYSDAVKDLERICSLEMQKLAMKFADDFMNVYDQLENKVNEMIADPTTDERQRMAYSAFLFIIIHRCTTLDKATQEQRMRLMLNQVKDAWSNDGFSKSISEFQSFCAILGMGQLPEFLSANNFRGVQDWSNQPLGSDGQVLQAAVLERSQQLPLRLTKTLLAASTEKIRDGSPAYETAAALWAEAIPTLLPNLLQLVSHAQAFNDIDSNWSYLPPELQQVIRRVLTDRFWQAGISTESRDDFFARVSGSKSTYEGFASTIRGTVRQIRESSYYILYSLTKFRDHFYGIQELPGPLSQALFGHAYALTAHHLSVLLTVSTHLIEGCPAQLRSHFLPPMVQGLFRELDRKISSEWNEVARQIAESGDNDNLTDEMKTESILRQLTYSSVSLVAVLLDSRQEFGRSEDQVQRDNSGPPMCDFLLSTPAVLEPILMFCNSTIRVRDTRSVVTIVRVLRTLLARFKEKSPIRDYFCNDILKSAITSLHEPYFVDCQKELASLIAGIIHLDEDTPRSIILSLPGMGDQYRVDRRLAKLRGSNRSDERMQRSIVLDLLSSIKGVSIHEQGKIQRSQPKKRSAAMEQYMAVDQAPAIVRGTSPGLAGVADMFGES, encoded by the exons ATGCATATGCATATCCGTATAGAAGCTGGTGTTGCGCAGCGGACGGACTGGACGTGGGACTGGACGTGGGACTGGACGTGGGACTGGACGTGGGACTGGACGTGGATGCGCCTGTCTGCTGACACCGTGACGCGTTGTGATGGCACGTCGGCCTGCTGCGACGCGTCTGTCTGTGGGACGGCGGCGTCAAGGATGAGCGTCGTCTCTTCACCGTACATTGCACAAGGCAGGGCACCATGTCTATGCCTCCAGCGGCCGCGTGCTAACACGTTGCAACCTCCACCCGCTCTTGGGTCGAGCGGTCACCGCGCGCACCCAAGCTCGTCTTTCCAACGCCTGCCAACGCCCTTCTCTCTTCCG GACATCTTCTCAGGGCCCGGCCTCGCCCCGCGAAAGCTGCACGCCCCGCCAGCCGCCTCCACCATGAACGCCGCGGCGGACGGAGCCCCGCCAGCCCTCGCGAATGGCGGCGGTGCTGCACCGCAGAGCAACGGCCACAGCTCCGACTTCTCGCAGGTGCTCGAGGCCATACACGCCGTCTACGCGCCCTCGTCGAGCAACGACACCCGCCGCCAAGCGACCGAATACCTCGAGCAAGCCAAGCGCGACCCAAACGCACCCTCGCATGGCTACTCGCTGGCCGCCGACCGCTCGCTGCTGGCCCACGTCCGCTACTACGGCCTCGGCCTGCTCGAGTACTCGATCAAGTACCACTGGGACGACTTCACCGCCGACCAGGCCGCCGTGCTGAAGGACTACGTGCTCGAGCTCGCGCGGACCGTCACGGAGACCGACCAGGTCTACTTCAGGAACAAGGTTGCCCAGCTATGGACCGAGGTCGCAAAACGAAGCTGGGGCGCCGAGTGGCTGGACATGGACGAGCTGCTGCTCTCGCTCTGGACGACCTCGCTGCACCACCAAGCCATTGTGCTCTACGTGCTCGAAACCCTGTCCGAGGAAGTCTTCAACCGCGAAGATGCCACCGCAGGCCTCCGCGGCAGCGACCTCGGTCGTGCCTGCGTTGACATCTTCACGCCGCTGCACGTCCTGCAAGAACAGCTGCCTGCACGGGACAAGAGCGTAGACGTGCGCTGCGGCGACGAGGGCTGGCTGAAGAGGCTGTGCGACAACCTGACCTGGTGCTTGGGCCAAGACTGCCAGAGCCAGGAGCCAGTTCGTTCGTCCGGCGCAAAGACGATGAACGCGCTGCGAGCCGCTATGCCATGGATCATCCCCAAGGCGATAGCCGCTACCGCCGTCATCGAGACGGTCTGCAAGGCGCTCTCGGTGCCGGTGGTAGAGCTGCAGTTG GCCGCCGTCGAAGTCCTGCAGTCCATCTACAGCCGAAGCCATCTTCACGACGACGACTTTCAAGAACTGGTGTGCCCCATGTTCGCACCTGGCAGCGTCTCGCTGCTACGCGAGGTATACAACTGGACCTTGTCAGACATGGACATCAACGATCTGGACGACCAAAAGTATACGCTGTGCAAGAAGCTGTCCGAG CTGGCTAACAGCCTTGGTCTTTTCATTGAGCAAAAACCACAGAATATTCCCCAAGGAAGCGACCTTGCTGGCATCTTTGCTTTTCTCTACGACATTCTGCGAAACCCTAGCCTGGTTGTCTCCATACCCGTGTTGCACTGTTGGACGAAGCTTCTACGATCACGCGTCGTGCGCGACTCTGAAGTCGTGACATCCATGGTCGGCGGCCTCCTGGAGACGTGCTGTGCCCGCCTACTCCGCTACGAGTCTTTGCCCGAAGATACAGAAGACGTTACCTTGCAGTTCCTCAACGAGGACATTGATACAGTGCCAGAGCGCCATGCCTTTCTGGGCAACTATCGCCGGTTCTGCGCTGATGTCATCGAGGTTCTTGTTCGAAGAACACCGGTCGAGGCTATGCAACACATCCTCAGCCAAGCTACCAACATGCTATCGAACATCTACAGCGACAAACCTGCCTTCCAGCCCCAAACTTTCTCCAAGCACTCTGCTGCCGTCCTGCAAGTCGATGCCCAAGTCACGGTCATTGATGCCGCAATCAAGGGTTATCTCAAATGGCTCAATACCCAAGGCGAAGACATGCAAGAGGACGAGCGAAAGCGTGCGACTATGGAGAACTCGTTCGAAGAATGGGGGCGGCAAATCCTGCAAGCGCGGTTCGAAGACCCTGAGATTGCAAAGAAGGTCATCTCACTCATGTCTACCTTCTCTACCAAGGCATTACCAGACCGCTCCGCATTCGCACTGAGTTTCCTCGAGTACATGCTCACCATTCGACTTGCCGACAACCCCGATTTCGCTCAGTACTCGGATGCAGTCAAGGACCTTGAGCGTATCTGCAGCCTGGAGATGCAAAAGCTGGCGATGAAGTTTGCCGACGACTTCATGAACGTATACGACCAACTAGAAAACAAGGTCAACGAGATGATCGCGGACCCCACTACCGACGAACGCCAGCGGATGGCGTACTCTGCTTTTCTCTTCATCATCATCCATAGATGCACGACACTAGACAAGGCCACACAGGAACAGCGCATGAGACTGATGCTGAACCAAGTCAAGGATGCTTGGAGTAACGATGGGTTCTCCAAGTCCATCTCAGAGTTCCAGTCCTTCTGTGCTATCCTCGGAATGGGCCAACTACCCGAATTTCTATCCGCAAACAACTTCCGTGGCGTCCAGGACTGGTCGAACCAGCCGCTAGGAAGCGACGGCCAAGTCCTGCAAGCCGCGGTCCTTGAGCGGTCACAACAACTCCCTCTACGGCTGACCAAGACGCTCCTTGCGGCTTCCACTGAGAAGATTAGGGATGGCTCTCCGGCCTACGAGACGGCTGCTGCGCTGTGGGCGGAGGCGATCCCGACGCTCCTCCCCAACCTCCTGCAGCTTGTCAGCCACGCACAAGCGTTCAACGACATCGACAGCAACTGGTCATACCTACCACCCGAGTTGCAGCAGGTCATCCGCAGAGTGCTGACGGACCGCTTCTGGCAGGCTGGCATCTCGACAGAGAGCAGAGACGACTTCTTTGCAAGAGTGAGCGGTTCCAAGTCGACCTACGAAGGCTTCGCATCGACAATCAGAGGCACTGTACGACAGATCAGGGAGAGCTCATACTACATCCTTTACTCTCTCACAAAATTCCGAGACCACTTCTACGGCATACAGGAACTCCCTGGGCCGCTCAGCCAGGCGCTCTTTGGTCACGCTTACGCTTTAACAGCACACCATCTGTCTGTCCTGCTCACCGTTTCAACACATCTGATTGAGGGCTGTCCAGCACAACTTCGATCACACTTCCTGCCCCCCATGGTACAAGGACTCTTCAGAGAGCTAGACAGGAAAATCTCTTCAGAGTGGAATGAGGTTGCTCGCCAGATTGCGGAGTCGGGGGACAATGACAACTTGACAGATGAGATGAAGACGGAGAGCATTCTTCGACAGCTCACGTACTCTTCTGTTTCGCTTGTTGCTGTTCTCCTCGACTCACGACAAG AGTTCGGCCGCTCAGAAGACCAAGTCCAGCGCGACAACAGCGGGCCACCAATGTGCGACTTCCTCCTCTCTACACCCGCGGTTCTTGAGCCCATTCTTATGTTCTGCAACTCCACGATTCGCGTGCGTGACACACGATCGGTCGTTACCATCGTCCGCGTCCTCCGCACTCTCCTCGCACGCTTCAAAGAAAAGTCTCCCATCCGCGACTACTTCTGCAACGACATCCTCAAATCCGCCATCACATCCCTGCACGAACCGTACTTTGTCGACTGCCAGAAGGAGCTCGCATCCCTCATTGCAGGCATCATCCATCTGGACGAAGACACCCCACGGTCTATCATCCTCTCCTTGCCGGGAATGGGCGACCAGTACCGCGTTGACCGTCGTCTTGCGAAACTGCGCGGATCGAACAGGAGTGATGAGCGTATGCAGCGCTCCATCGTTCTGGACTTGCTGAGCAGCATAAAGGGCGTCAGCATCCACGAGCAGGGCAAGATCCAGCGCAGTCAACCGAAGAAGAGGAGCGCCGCCATGGAACAGTACATGGCCGTTGACCAGGCGCCGGCTATTGTGCGCGGCACTAGCCCAGGTCTCGCAGGCGTGGCGGACATGTTTGGAGAGTCGTAG